Proteins encoded within one genomic window of Natator depressus isolate rNatDep1 chromosome 1, rNatDep2.hap1, whole genome shotgun sequence:
- the LOC141977147 gene encoding olfactory receptor 52K2-like encodes MSAKYRGSLNISELNRHTEKFMAAFNLTPYDPSTFILMGIPGLEAAHVWISIPFAMFYIIGLLENFMLLYVVSKELTLQKPMYLLLCMLALTEITTSTSVVPKALCIFWFNLKTITVAGCLTQSFFLPMVTVMHSTILMTMAFDRYVAICNPLRYTTILTKGRVAKLGLLGLIKCILFVLPLPLLLTRLQFCENRIVPHTHCEPIAVAKISCGDITVNSIYGLVILFLVIGLDLTLIALSYILIIKAVLTISSNRAHHKALNTCIAHVCVMLTYYTPSLFYHLTQRFVKDIAPHVHIIFADLYLLIPPILNPIIYGVKTKELREKLWKYTCRW; translated from the exons atgagtgccaaatacagag GCAGTTTGAACATTTCTGAGCTCAATCGACATACTGAGAAATTCATGGCAGCTTTCAACCTCACGCCCTATGACCCTTCAACATTCATCTTAAtgggcatccctggcctggaagctgcccatgtctggatttccatcccttttGCAATGTTCTACATTATTGGCCTCTTGGAAAATTTCATGCTTCTGTATGTTGTAAGCAAAGAGCTGACGCTGCAAAAGccgatgtacctgctgctctgcatgctggcgcTGACAGAGATCACCACCTCTACGTCCGTTGTGCCGAAAGCACTGTgcatattttggttcaatttgaaaaCCATTACTGTGGCTGGCTGCCTCACCCAGTCGTTCTTCCTTCCCATGGTTACTGTTATGCACTCAACTATCCTCATGACAATGGCCTTCGATCGCTACGTTGCCATttgtaaccctctgagatacaCCACCATCCTCACTAAAGGACGAGTAGCTAAACTAGGGCTTCTAGGTTTGATCAAATGCATTCTCTTTGTTCTGCCTCTGCCCTTGCTCCTGACCAGGCTGCAATTCTGTGAGAACCGCAttgtcccccacacacactgcgaACCTATAGCTGTGGCAAAGATATCGTGTGGGGACATCACAGTGAACAGCATATATGGCTTGGTGATACTGTTTCTAGTCATCGGTCTAGACCTGACGCTCATTGCCCTGTCTTATATTCTGATCATCAAGGCCGTCCTCACAATCTCCTCCAACAGAGCCCACCATAAAGCCCTCAACACCTGCATAGCCCATGTCTGCGTGATGCTGACATATTATACTCCCAGCCTCTTCTACCACCTAACACAACGTTTTGTAAAGGACATTGCTCCGCACGTTCACATCATCTTTGCTGACCTCTATCTTCTCATCCCTCCTATACtcaaccctatcatttatggggtcaaaaccaaagagcttcgtgAGAAATTGTGGAAATACACCTGCAGATGGTGA
- the LOC141977221 gene encoding olfactory receptor 52B2-like, which translates to MTAFNLTPSDPSTFILMGIPGLEDAHMWISIPFTMIYITGLLENFMLLFVVSKEQTLHKPMYLLLCMLALTDITTSTSVVPKALCIFWFDLKTITVRGCLTQSFFLPLVAVMHSNILVTMAFDRYVAICNPLRYTIILTKGRVAMLGLLGLIKSVLFVLPLPLLLTRLPFCANHIIPHTHCEPIAVAKISCGDIRVNSMYGLVILFLIIGLDPMLIALSYGLIIRAVLRISSNEVHQKALNTCTAHICVILIYYTPGFFSSLAHHFGQGIAPHVHIILGDLYVLIPPMLNPIIYGIKTKELRDKLRKYTCRW; encoded by the coding sequence ATGACAGCTTTCAACCTCACCCCCTCTGACCCTTCAACATTCATCTTAAtgggcatccctggcctggaagaTGCTCATATgtggatttccatccctttcaCAATGATCTACATTACCGGCCTTTTGGAAAATTTCATGCTTCTATTTGTTGTAAGCAAAGAGCAGACCCTACACAAGCCAATGTACCTACTGCTATGCATGCTGGCACTCACAGATATCACCACGTCTACCTCTGTTGTGCCAAAAGCACTGTGCATATTTTGGTTCGATTTGAAAACCATTACTGTGCGTGGCTGCCTCACCCAGTCATTCTTCCTTCCCTTGGTTGCTGTTATGCACTCAAACATACTCGTGACAATGGCCTTCGATCGCTAcgttgccatatgtaaccctctgagatataCCATCATCCTCACCAAAGGACGAGTAGCTATGCTAGGGCTTCTAGGTTTGATCAAATCTGTTCTCTTCGTCCTGCCTCTGCCCTTGCTCCTGACCAGGCTGCCATTCTGTGCAAACCACATtattccccacacacactgtgAACCTATAGCTGTGGCAAAGATATCGTGTGGGGACATCAGAGTGAACAGCATGTATGGCTTGGTGATACTCTTTCTAATCATCGGGTTAGACCCGATGCTCATTGCCCTGTCCTATGGTCTGATCATCAGGGCCGTCCTCAGAATCTCCTCCAATGAAGTCCACCAAAAAGCActcaacacctgcacagcccacatTTGTGTGATACTGATATACTATACTCCTGGCTTCTTCTCCAGTCTGGCACACCATTTTGGTCAGGGCATCGCTCCCCACGTTCACATCATCTTGGGTGACCTCTATGTCCTCATCCCTCCCATGCtcaaccctatcatttatgggatcaaaaccaaagagcttcgtgATAAATTGCGCAAATACACCTGCAGATGGTGA